A single genomic interval of Sceloporus undulatus isolate JIND9_A2432 ecotype Alabama chromosome 2, SceUnd_v1.1, whole genome shotgun sequence harbors:
- the ATP5PD gene encoding ATP synthase subunit d, mitochondrial isoform X1: protein MAGRRAALKAVDWVAFAERVPPNQKPMFIALKTRSDALSAKLTSLPEAPPAIDWAFYKTTIAKAGMVDEFEKKFKALKIPEPVDTQSAKIDAQEKEADKSAASYVQASKDRIVQYEKELQKFKNMIPFDQMTLEDYYEAFPETRLDKEKYPFWPHKPIADL from the exons ATGGCTGGCCGCAGAGCTGCTTTAAAAGCAGTTGACTGGGTGGCATTTGCTGAGCGAGTGCCTCCCAATCAGAAACCCATGTTCATTGCCCTGAAAACACGCAGTGATGCTCTCTCAGCAAA GCTTACTTCTTTGCCAGAGGCTCCCCCAGCTATTGACTGGGCTTTTTACAAGACTACAATTGCCAAAGCTGGCATGGTGGATGAATTTGAGAAGAAG TTTAAAGCACTCAAGATTCCTGAGCCTGTAGATACCCAGTCAGCAAAGATAGATGCCCAAGAGAAAGAAGCT GACAAGAGTGCTGCTTCCTACGTACAAGCTTCTAAAGACCGTATTGTTCAGTATGAGAAAGAG CTTCAGAAGTTTAAAAACATGATACCTTTTGACCAGATGACCCTTGAGGATTACTACGAGGCATTTCCTGAAACTAGGTTGGACAAAGAAAAGTATCCATTTTGGCCACACAAGCCTATTGCAGACTTGTAA
- the ATP5PD gene encoding ATP synthase subunit d, mitochondrial isoform X2, which produces MAGRRAALKAVDWVAFAERVPPNQKPMFIALKTRSDALSAKLTSLPEAPPAIDWAFYKTTIAKAGMVDEFEKKFKALKIPEPVDTQSAKIDAQEKEADKSAASYVQASKDRIVQYEKEVCC; this is translated from the exons ATGGCTGGCCGCAGAGCTGCTTTAAAAGCAGTTGACTGGGTGGCATTTGCTGAGCGAGTGCCTCCCAATCAGAAACCCATGTTCATTGCCCTGAAAACACGCAGTGATGCTCTCTCAGCAAA GCTTACTTCTTTGCCAGAGGCTCCCCCAGCTATTGACTGGGCTTTTTACAAGACTACAATTGCCAAAGCTGGCATGGTGGATGAATTTGAGAAGAAG TTTAAAGCACTCAAGATTCCTGAGCCTGTAGATACCCAGTCAGCAAAGATAGATGCCCAAGAGAAAGAAGCT GACAAGAGTGCTGCTTCCTACGTACAAGCTTCTAAAGACCGTATTGTTCAGTATGAGAAAGAGGTATGCTGCTAA